One part of the Candidatus Curtissbacteria bacterium genome encodes these proteins:
- a CDS encoding acylphosphatase, with translation MVNLKIYGKVHGVLFRRYAKAEADELGLVGWVRNNKDGSVEIVAQGDEGKLKQFVDWCKKGPPMANVDRVEEDWLNEGDEFEGFSII, from the coding sequence ATGGTCAATCTTAAAATTTACGGAAAAGTTCATGGCGTTTTATTTCGTAGATATGCCAAAGCAGAGGCAGATGAATTAGGCTTGGTTGGATGGGTGAGAAACAACAAGGATGGATCGGTTGAGATTGTCGCTCAGGGAGACGAGGGGAAGCTTAAACAATTTGTAGATTGGTGCAAAAAAGGCCCGCCTATGGCAAATGTGGACAGAGTAGAGGAAGATTGGTTAAATGAGGGTGATGAATTCGAGGGGTTTTCTATAATTTGA
- a CDS encoding MGMT family protein: MNFNQKVWEITKKIPKGKVSTYGEIATKLGNPRLARQVGWALHANGRNSDSSNVPCHRVVNREGRLAPNFAFDGADEQRKRLEVEGVKFVNKTHVDLEASLWVLNK; encoded by the coding sequence ATGAACTTCAATCAGAAGGTTTGGGAGATAACGAAGAAAATTCCCAAAGGTAAAGTTTCCACATACGGCGAAATAGCCACGAAATTAGGTAACCCAAGGCTTGCAAGGCAGGTTGGGTGGGCGCTACATGCCAACGGCCGAAATTCTGATTCGTCAAATGTTCCTTGTCATAGAGTAGTTAACCGCGAAGGAAGGCTCGCGCCGAATTTCGCTTTTGATGGAGCTGATGAACAGAGGAAGAGGCTTGAGGTCGAAGGCGTAAAGTTTGTCAACAAAACACATGTAGATTTGGAGGCGAGTTTGTGGGTGCTGAACAAGTAA
- a CDS encoding DedA family protein — MPSFSDLIALVEYSIIRWGLLIIPIGAFLENSVILGFVFPGVTLIFLSGFAARSTDANIGVIIALATLGALIGDNFDYFIGKHTGRLLDKKPLFARPVATVEPLLKKHGIWAIFAGRFSGVSRAWVALVCGVTRYPYWKFLIVSAFSALIWTSIWVFGGYVVGGDREFIERWLNRFSIVAWIVFAGILVYYFRTRIRLIIDLIGYTSKKYGTNIKNRVKNNHELQSEGLGDNEENSQR; from the coding sequence ATGCCATCGTTTAGTGATCTTATAGCTTTAGTTGAGTACAGCATTATCAGGTGGGGACTTCTAATTATTCCAATCGGTGCATTTTTGGAAAATTCTGTTATTCTGGGGTTCGTTTTTCCAGGGGTGACGCTGATTTTTCTTTCGGGTTTCGCAGCTAGGTCAACCGATGCCAATATAGGTGTGATTATTGCTCTTGCAACTCTTGGTGCACTTATTGGTGACAATTTTGATTACTTTATAGGCAAGCACACTGGTAGGCTTTTGGATAAAAAACCTTTATTTGCTAGGCCGGTTGCGACAGTTGAGCCGCTTCTTAAAAAGCACGGAATTTGGGCAATTTTTGCGGGTAGATTTTCTGGCGTTTCACGAGCCTGGGTCGCGCTTGTTTGCGGCGTAACGAGATATCCTTATTGGAAATTTTTGATAGTTTCAGCTTTTTCCGCTTTGATATGGACATCGATATGGGTATTTGGTGGCTATGTGGTCGGGGGAGACAGGGAATTTATTGAAAGATGGTTAAACAGATTTTCGATAGTTGCATGGATTGTATTTGCTGGTATATTGGTTTATTACTTCCGTACAAGGATTAGATTAATAATCGATTTAATTGGTTATACAAGTAAAAAATATGGCACAAATATCAAAAACAGAGTCAAAAATAACCATGAACTTCAATCAGAAGGTTTGGGAGATAACGAAGAAAATTCCCAAAGGTAA